The segment GCTGGGAGATAATCCTTTTTTTCGTTGATGCCTATATGCTGCTAAAAAATGTATCGAATTATCTATGGCTATACCGAAAGCAATGCCGTAAATCAAGGCCGTAGTAGGTTTTAAAGGAATGCCGGCAAAGCCCATCACTCCGGCTGTTATTAGCAAGGGAATCATATTGGGAACCAAACTTATCCACATAATTCGGAAAGAGAAGAATAACAAGTACATCAAAACGGCATTAATGGCAAAAGTTCCCACTAAACTCCATGCTAAGTTATTCACTAAGTAATCATTTGCTTTTACAAATAAAGTCGTTGTGCCGGTTATAGAAACAGTTGGGCTTTTGGGGTTTTCGGGGGGGAAAATTGTATCTATTTCTTTTTTTAGAGAGTCTAACAAGGTTTTCATTTGGTCTGAGCCGATGTCTTGAATACTTCCGGTTATCCGGGTAGTTCGCTGGGTAGAATCCACTAAGGTTCGGAGCACTTGTTTGTTTTGTTTTTTCGAGAAGTCCGTTATGAAGCTGAGTTCTTCTTGGGACGGCATAGCATATTGGTCTGGTTCTCCGCCAAAATAGGCCATTCGGCTCCATTTCATTGCATCTGCAATACTTAATGTACGAGATATTTCCGGGTAGCTTGCTAATCTGGTTTGTAATTCGTCTATCTTCCGGATAACGGATATTTTGTGCAACCCTTTTTCTTTTTTGGTATCTATAACGATTTCAAAAGGCATTACTCCGTGAAAACTTTTTTCCATTATATGTAAATCAGTTACTACGGAGGCTTCTTCCGGTAAATCATCTACAATATGAGCAATAGATTTCAGAGAATACATCCCGAATCCGGCTATTGAGCAAAGTAAAATTGTTATGGCAAAGATAGCTTTATGATGTTTCTGAGCCAAATTGTTCAAAATATTGATAAAATGGGCAATAAAGGGGGATTCTAAATGACGAAGTGTTTTTTCTGTGGGTGCCGGCATACTCCCAAATAAACCAGGTAAAATAATGATAGACAGTAAATAAGTGATAATTGATGCCCAAAATGCTACAATCCCAAATTCTTGTAACACACGCACATTGGTATAATATAAAGTTAAAAACCCAAAAGCCGTGTTGGCATTAATCATAAACGTTACCAAGCCCAACTTATGAATCATACTTCTGATGGCCTCTAACTTATTTCCTATTTTTATATACTCAATATGATAGTCAGAAAGCATATAAATGCAGTTAGGAATAGCGATGATTACAATTAAAGGAGGCAATAAGCCCGTAAGAATGTTGATTTTGTATCCAAAGAGTCCGGTTAGGCCGGCAGTCCAGATTGCAGTTATCCCTAAAAGCACTAAGGGAAAAATGAGCGAAGCTCCAAATCTGTAAAAGGCTAAAAAGGCTATCGTAGAAAATAAAAAGGCTAATCCCAAAAAAATCCCCAATTCTCGAGGAAGGATGCGCATCATATAGGTACGCACATAAGGTAATCCAGTAAAATGGGGTGTCAAATTATTTCTACCGGCAAAGACACGTAGCGAATCCTCCGCCTCCCGCATCAAAATATGCTTTAGCTTAGTATTTAACGCAGAGTCACTAAACGTAATAGCAAAAAGTGCCACATCATAGGAGTCGTTAAAGACCAAGTCTCTATAAAATGGCTGACTTTTAATTACTTGTAATACAGAATCAGCCTCTTGTTGTGAATTTAACAGCTTGCTGGTAATGGGTTTTACCACAAAAGACCGAGCACTATCATCCCTTAATAGTAGCGGTAAATGTGTGTAATTTAATACCCGAGTTACTCCTGAACGGGTTTTTAATAGCTCACTTAGCTGGTATAAATCGTTAAATGTCTTTAAATTAGAGTGTGTTTTTCCCGCAAGCCCAACTAATAATGTATTTCCATCCTCCCCAAAAACTTCACGAAAATGAGTATAAACAACATAATCAGGGTCATCCGCCGGTACAACTTTGATAAATTCCTGATTAAACTCCAGCCGAAAGATAAAGTACGATATTCCAGCGGTAGCAATTCCGACCAAGACAAATGCCCACTTTCTAAACCGTATAATTGCTTCCGCTATAGAATCCCACATACAAGTCTTGCAAAGGTAAAGTCTTTTTATCTATTGTTGGCCACAAAGGTTCATTTTTTTGGATGCTACCAATGAAGGCAAATATCTATACATCATTAGATAGCTACTGAAAATCAAATCTTTACAAAAATCCTTATGATAATTAGCAGCTAAAATGAGGCAGTAAAGCCTTGAAAGATTGTGTTTTTTTAGGGTAAATTTCCGGCAAAAGCCTTAACTTTGAAGTTAATTTAACTTGGTAGAATATATCGCCTAAAAGAGTTATTTGTAGATGGAAGAATTTTTGGATTTGAAGGCAATAGGTTTTCAGGAGCCTTTTGTGATTGCTGGCCCCTGCAGCGCAGAAGCAGAAAATCAGTTGTTAGACGTTGCGCATGACTTAGTTAATGTTCCGTATGTGCAGATGTTTCGAGCCGGAATATGGAAACCCAGAACACGCCCCAGTAATTTTGAAGGAGTAGGCGTACCGGGCTTAGCTTGGTTAAAACGAATCAAAGAAGAAACCGGCCTGCAAATTATCACCGAAATAGCTTATCCTGAACATATTGAATCCGTTTTAAATATTGGTATTGATGCTATATGGCTTGGAGCCAGAACCACTACCAGCCCGTTTGCCGTTGAAGAAATAGCCCAAGCCCTCCAAGGTGTAAATATTCCTGTATTTGTAAAAAATCCCATTAATCCTGATATATCTCTCTGGATAGGTGCTTTTGAACGGCTACAAAGAGCTGGCGTTAGAAAACTTATCGGAATACATCGCGGCTTCTCTACACTCCGAAAAACCCCTTTTAGGTATGACCCAAGCTGGGAAATTGTGATTGAACTCAAACGCTTATTTCCTAAACTTCCTATTTTGTGCGACCCAAGCCACATAGCAGGAAATGCAGCACTGATACCCGCTATCTGCCAACGCGCTTTTGACCTTGAATACAACGGCTTGATGATAGAAGTACACCAAAATCCACAATGCGCATGGAGCGATTCTAACCAGCAAATTACCCCCAAAATGCTCCAAGAAATGCTCCAAAACTTGGTGTTCAGAAGCGCAAACCCAGATATTATCGCCCAAAACGATTTACTCGGCTGGCGCACCATGATTGACCATATTGATACCCAACTCTTAGAGCTGCTTCAGCAACGCCTCCAATTTATCAGACAAGTAGCTCGCTATAAACGAGATAACAAAATTACAGTCTTACAACTCCGCCGTTGGCAGGAAGTACTCGAATCCAGATTAAAAAAAGCCGAAGAACTCAATATAAACGTTCATTTCGTTCAAAACGTAATGCAAATTATTCATGAACATTCCCTTGAAATCCATCAAGAAGAAATGATATTTGAACATATTGACTCTTCTTTATGAGGCAGTTAGCACCCAAACTTACCTATCCTGTTTTTTTAATAGATGACTTATCAGAACTATTAAGTTGGATTAAAGAGCAACCATTTTCCGGAATTCGTATTTTGGCCGATGAAAATACGGCACAATTTTGTGTACCTAAATTCCACAGAAAATTTGCTGATAATGAACAATTTAAAATCATTTCTGGAGAGCATAACAAGACCTTAGAAGCCTGCGTTCCAGTTTGGACTTGGTTAGGAGATACACTAACAAGCCGCAATCATTGCTTGCTAAACGTTGGTGGTGGCGTTGTAGGAGATTTAGGGGGCTTTGTAGCAGCTACCTTTAAACGTGGAGTTCCGTTTATTCAGGTTCCCACAACGTTATTGGCTATGGTAGATGCCTCCGTAGGCGGAAAAGTAGGGATAGACTTCCGCCACTACAAAAATCAAATTGGTGCATTTGCGCATCCAAAATCAGTATTTATATTTCCCGGATTTTTAGAAACCCTTCCCATTCGAGAACTGCGTGCCGGCCTTGCCGAAATCATCAAACATCATTTAATTGCCGATAAAGACGCTTTCTTTAACCTGATAGAAACTCCCGAAGAAGAAATAAACCTCATTCAACTTATAGAGCATTCTATCAAAACAAAAGCATCTATCGTTTTACAAGACGAGCAAGAACAGTCTATTCGTAAAGTGCTAAACTTGGGGCACACAGTTGGCCACGCACTTGAATCATACTTTTTGGCACATCATCCGGAACAATCGTTATTGCATGGAGAAGCCGTTGCAGTTGGAATAATTGCAGAAGCATATCTTGCTTATGTGATGAAGTTAATATCACCAACCGAGTTAGACAATATCGTTTCGTTGATTTTACGATACTTTGTTATTCCCGTATGGCAAAGTTTTGAGGATGAGGATATTATTCAACTGATGTATCATGATAAAAAAAACAAATCTCATACAATCTTGTTTGTGTTATTGGATGGTTTAGGAAAAGCCCGAATAGATATTCCGGTGGAGAAGTGGTTGATTATGGAATCCCTTAGATTTGCACAAAGTCTTCGTGAGTCTGAACAATAAATATGGCGTTAATATCCAGAAAAAAACGTACTTACCGGATTACTTTACCATTTATGCGCTATCTGCGCCAGTATGGGCGTGTCCGTTCATTACCGGTTAAATACGCAAGTTTACTGCGTTATACTTCATCTATCAGCTTATATGATAAGTCCGGGCAAGATACTTTATGGTCAACTGTTTTTTATCCGGAGCAGGAAATGTATGAAATCCATGACGGGCTGCGCAGAATGTATGCTATCCTGAAAAATAATGGTGATGAATCACTGGTTAGGCATTTGTATGTAGATAGAATTGATGTCTGCGATTATGGAAATACAACGCCTTTTAGAATCAGGATTGTAAACCGGTTTAATGAAAACTTTGATTATTATTACGTAAAACGCGCAGATGCCTCCCGAGTTTATGGCTTAGAGTTAGAAGACTTACTTTCCCCTAACCGAATTAACTACGTAGTGCATGATGAAGATACACTCATTGAAGAACATATCGCCGGAATCCCGGGAGAAATATTTATCAAACAATATCTTTCTGATAAATACTTAGATACCGTTCGCTTAACAAAAGAGTTTATTAAGTTTAATGAGCGTTGTTTTATTCGGCTTTTAGGAGATATGCACTCTAACAATTTTGTGGTAGATATTACGCCGGATTTTGAAGAAACTAATTATCGGCTGCGTTCAATAGATTTTGACCAGCAATGCTACGAAGGAAAAAAGAATGTCTATTTACCTCAATTCTTCAAACAAAACAATCCTATTATCTTTTTAGGGATGAATTTTTTAACTCCTGAAGTGGTACGACAGTATCAAAACGAAGAGAGAACGGTTATGCGGTACCGCATACGCACACAGCGTTATCGCTTAAAGGATTTATTGGACGTTATGGTTCAAGAAGAATTAGCTCCGGCGGAAAATATCCTTCAATTGGGGCGGGAACTC is part of the Bacteroidia bacterium genome and harbors:
- a CDS encoding MMPL family transporter, which gives rise to MWDSIAEAIIRFRKWAFVLVGIATAGISYFIFRLEFNQEFIKVVPADDPDYVVYTHFREVFGEDGNTLLVGLAGKTHSNLKTFNDLYQLSELLKTRSGVTRVLNYTHLPLLLRDDSARSFVVKPITSKLLNSQQEADSVLQVIKSQPFYRDLVFNDSYDVALFAITFSDSALNTKLKHILMREAEDSLRVFAGRNNLTPHFTGLPYVRTYMMRILPRELGIFLGLAFLFSTIAFLAFYRFGASLIFPLVLLGITAIWTAGLTGLFGYKINILTGLLPPLIVIIAIPNCIYMLSDYHIEYIKIGNKLEAIRSMIHKLGLVTFMINANTAFGFLTLYYTNVRVLQEFGIVAFWASIITYLLSIIILPGLFGSMPAPTEKTLRHLESPFIAHFINILNNLAQKHHKAIFAITILLCSIAGFGMYSLKSIAHIVDDLPEEASVVTDLHIMEKSFHGVMPFEIVIDTKKEKGLHKISVIRKIDELQTRLASYPEISRTLSIADAMKWSRMAYFGGEPDQYAMPSQEELSFITDFSKKQNKQVLRTLVDSTQRTTRITGSIQDIGSDQMKTLLDSLKKEIDTIFPPENPKSPTVSITGTTTLFVKANDYLVNNLAWSLVGTFAINAVLMYLLFFSFRIMWISLVPNMIPLLITAGVMGFAGIPLKPTTALIYGIAFGIAIDNSIHFLAAYRHQRKKGLSPSESVTLCLKSTGMSIIYTSTVLFTGFILFTPSVFGGTRALGLLTSATLFIALFTNLLLLPSLLLAFDTKQKAHEGGLIEETDD
- a CDS encoding bifunctional 3-deoxy-7-phosphoheptulonate synthase/chorismate mutase type II; this translates as MEEFLDLKAIGFQEPFVIAGPCSAEAENQLLDVAHDLVNVPYVQMFRAGIWKPRTRPSNFEGVGVPGLAWLKRIKEETGLQIITEIAYPEHIESVLNIGIDAIWLGARTTTSPFAVEEIAQALQGVNIPVFVKNPINPDISLWIGAFERLQRAGVRKLIGIHRGFSTLRKTPFRYDPSWEIVIELKRLFPKLPILCDPSHIAGNAALIPAICQRAFDLEYNGLMIEVHQNPQCAWSDSNQQITPKMLQEMLQNLVFRSANPDIIAQNDLLGWRTMIDHIDTQLLELLQQRLQFIRQVARYKRDNKITVLQLRRWQEVLESRLKKAEELNINVHFVQNVMQIIHEHSLEIHQEEMIFEHIDSSL
- the aroB gene encoding 3-dehydroquinate synthase is translated as MRQLAPKLTYPVFLIDDLSELLSWIKEQPFSGIRILADENTAQFCVPKFHRKFADNEQFKIISGEHNKTLEACVPVWTWLGDTLTSRNHCLLNVGGGVVGDLGGFVAATFKRGVPFIQVPTTLLAMVDASVGGKVGIDFRHYKNQIGAFAHPKSVFIFPGFLETLPIRELRAGLAEIIKHHLIADKDAFFNLIETPEEEINLIQLIEHSIKTKASIVLQDEQEQSIRKVLNLGHTVGHALESYFLAHHPEQSLLHGEAVAVGIIAEAYLAYVMKLISPTELDNIVSLILRYFVIPVWQSFEDEDIIQLMYHDKKNKSHTILFVLLDGLGKARIDIPVEKWLIMESLRFAQSLRESEQ